In Agromyces archimandritae, one genomic interval encodes:
- a CDS encoding OsmC family peroxiredoxin codes for MSVTSESTTVWNGTLMEGSGTVSLDSSKAAAFPVDWKARAEGERNTTNPEELLGAAHSACFSMALSHALAGAGFTAESIQTTAAVTFEAGRGVLGSHLLVSARVPGLDEEAFARFAEEAKSGCPISQALAGIPITIEAVLA; via the coding sequence ATGTCGGTGACGAGTGAATCCACGACGGTCTGGAACGGCACGCTGATGGAGGGGTCGGGCACCGTGAGCCTCGACTCTTCGAAGGCGGCCGCGTTCCCCGTCGACTGGAAGGCGCGTGCGGAGGGCGAACGCAACACGACGAACCCCGAGGAGCTGCTCGGTGCGGCCCATTCGGCGTGCTTCTCGATGGCGCTCTCGCATGCGCTCGCCGGCGCCGGCTTCACAGCCGAGAGCATCCAGACGACCGCGGCGGTCACCTTCGAGGCCGGCCGCGGGGTGCTCGGCAGCCACCTGCTCGTCAGCGCCCGCGTTCCCGGCCTCGACGAGGAGGCTTTCGCGCGTTTCGCCGAGGAGGCGAAGTCGGGGTGCCCGATCTCGCAGGCCCTCGCCGGCATCCCGATCACGATCGAAGCCGTTCTGGCCTGA
- a CDS encoding TIGR01777 family oxidoreductase, which translates to MRVLIAGASGFIGRALTARLVAEGHEVVRLVRRRAEADDESSWAPAAGVIDFAVMDRADAVVNLAGASLARIPWTAAVPRELVASRLDATRTLTDAMRKARRAPAVFVNASAVGFYGDRPGERLTEASEKGEGFLADLADRWEATAELAPEETRVVQLRSGVVLGDGGVLGRVRGLTRAGLGTRLGTGGQHWPWISLDDEVDAVMHLLERSAEQGPFNLTGPVPATADRVLGGLAERLHRPYWIAVPDGALDALAGAAGRELLLASQKALPVRLVQDGFRFRHETVEQALDAAVSARASRPVPAR; encoded by the coding sequence GTGCGGGTCCTCATCGCCGGTGCGTCCGGCTTCATCGGCCGAGCCCTCACGGCCCGCCTCGTCGCCGAGGGTCACGAGGTCGTGCGACTCGTGCGGCGACGCGCGGAGGCCGACGACGAGTCGTCGTGGGCGCCGGCGGCCGGCGTCATCGATTTCGCGGTGATGGACCGGGCGGATGCCGTCGTGAACCTCGCCGGTGCGTCCCTGGCCCGCATCCCGTGGACGGCGGCGGTGCCGAGGGAGCTCGTCGCGTCACGGCTGGATGCCACCCGCACCCTGACGGATGCGATGCGCAAAGCCCGCCGGGCGCCGGCGGTGTTCGTGAACGCTTCGGCGGTCGGGTTCTACGGGGACCGACCGGGCGAACGCCTCACGGAGGCCTCGGAGAAGGGCGAGGGCTTCCTCGCCGATCTCGCCGACCGGTGGGAGGCGACCGCGGAGCTCGCCCCAGAGGAGACCCGTGTGGTGCAGCTGCGTTCGGGCGTCGTGCTCGGCGACGGCGGGGTGCTCGGCAGGGTGCGCGGGCTCACGCGCGCCGGGCTCGGCACGCGCCTCGGCACGGGCGGCCAGCATTGGCCGTGGATCTCCCTCGACGACGAGGTGGATGCCGTGATGCACCTCCTCGAGCGCTCCGCCGAACAGGGGCCGTTCAATCTGACGGGTCCGGTTCCGGCGACGGCCGACCGGGTGCTCGGCGGCCTCGCGGAGCGTCTGCACCGCCCCTACTGGATCGCGGTGCCCGACGGAGCCCTGGACGCCCTGGCGGGGGCGGCCGGCCGCGAACTGCTGCTGGCCAGCCAGAAGGCCCTGCCGGTGCGGCTCGTGCAGGACGGGTTCCGCTTCCGGCACGAGACGGTCGAGCAGGCGCTGGAT